The following are encoded in a window of Carya illinoinensis cultivar Pawnee chromosome 15, C.illinoinensisPawnee_v1, whole genome shotgun sequence genomic DNA:
- the LOC122297428 gene encoding glycosyltransferase BC10-like — protein MKNKPQHGSAMSSPKLLLNAQMHLHSLIFYFLLFFSGLALGLTLSFYLRDFSFNLPLNQLLIPTLKSSSSSLPPSSPPCPPTFLSFKTTAAKINNNHSRVGLTEFLRPVPHVMHDMEDEELLWRASMAPKIHDFPFKRTPKVAFMFLTRGPVLLAPLWQMFFKGHEGLYSIYVHPNPSFNGTVPQSSVFHGRRIPSKAVRWGEFNMVEAEHRLLANALLDISNQRFVLLSESCIPLFNFSTVYNYLMGSMENFVEAYDLPGQVGRGRYNPKMKPTIKLSQWRKGSQWFEMDRELAIEVISDKKYFPIFKKHCKNSCYSDEHYLPTLVSIQFWRRNSNRTLTWVDWSKGGPHPSRYLRTDVTIDFLKRLRSGSQCKYNGKSTNVCYLFARKFTLHALDRLLRFAPKLMHFN, from the exons ATGAAGAACAAACCGCAACATGGGTCAGCAATGTCATCCCCAAAATTGCTCCTCAATGCCCAAATGCACCTCCACAGCCTCatcttctattttcttctcttcttctccggCTTAGCCCTTGGCCTCACACTCAGTTTCTATCTCAGAGATTTCTCCTTCAACTTGCCTCTCAACCAACTCCTCATACCAACCCTTaaatcatcgtcatcatcactACCACCATCATCACCACCATGCCCTccaacttttctttcattcaaaACCACGGCAGCCAAGATTAATAATAATCACAGCCGAGTTGGGTTAACAGAGTTCTTGAGACCAGTACCCCATGTCATGCACGATATGGAAGACGAAGAGTTACTGTGGAGAGCTTCAATGGCTCCCAAGATTCATGATTTCCCATTCAAACGCACCCCAAAAGTTGCATTCATGTTTCTGACAAGAGGACCTGTGCTGTTGGCTCCACTCTGGCAGATGTTCTTCAAAGGGCATGAAGgtctttattctatttatgtGCACCCAAATCCATCTTTCAATGGAACAGTGCCCCAAAGTTCAGTTTTCCATGGCCGGAGGATCCCAAGCAAG GCCGTGAGATGGGGGGAGTTTAACATGGTGGAGGCGGAGCACCGCCTGCTAGCCAATGCGTTGCTCGACATTTCAAACCAACGTTTCGTCCTCCTCTCAGAGTCATGCATTCCTTTGTTCAATTTCTCTACTGTCTACAATTATCTAATGGGCTCGATGGAAAATTTTGTCGAGGCCTATGATTTACCGGGCCAAGTGGGCCGAGGCCGATATAACCCAAAAATGAAGCCCACAATTAAGCTTTCACAATGGAGGAAAGGGTCCCAATGGTTCGAGATGGACCGTGAGCTTGCCATTGAAGTAATTTCAGACAAAAAATATTTCccaatatttaaaaaacattGCAAGAACTCATGTTATTCGGATGAGCACTACTTGCCAACATTAGTTAGTATCCAATTTTGGAGGAGGAATTCAAATAGGACGTTGACTTGGGTTGACTGGTCAAAGGGTGGACCCCATCCATCTAGGTATCTAAGAACAGATGTCACCATTGATTTTTTGAAGAGGCTAAGGAGTGGTAGCCAATGTAAGTACAATGGAAAGAGCACAAATGTTTGCTATTTGTTTGCAAGGAAGTTCACTCTCCATGCTTTGGATAGGTTGTTGAGGTTTGCTCCAAAGCTTATGCATTTCAATTGA
- the LOC122297524 gene encoding protein SAR DEFICIENT 1-like, with protein sequence MAAKRFFNESESNQDDQPGEKRRRPRSFASVIGEVVMVNSIQNIFSGLEPLLRRVVKEEVENGLKRCSNSLTRSPSLRIQALEPSSLRLIFSTKLSLPIFTGSKIADIDNNPLHVLLVDKSCDSMIPIHLPHPIKIEIVVLDGDFHAGQDCGTEIWTSKEYDSKIVKERTGKRPLLAGELVVTMRDGVAPIGDIEFTDNSSWIRSRKFRLGAKVAPGSYQGVRISEAMTEAFVVKDHRGELYKKHHPPALGDEVWRLEKIGKEGAFHKKLQSEGINTVQEFLKLSVVHPQRLRKILGPGMSEKMWEVTIRHAKTCVLGSKLYLFRRNEHIIILNPICQVVRAVTDGQVYVPTRDLNNINRNSIQELARAAYANWSSLQEVDGTLMHETPLLTQGETINEQYPCNHHQQQLSMVKPFHQQDDHQGYNIVDRSTIDVVYGGLGDEQIRSCGDWIISMPIENGFNYSTISESSSDGEFVPSKLAPFLLHD encoded by the exons ATGGCAGCCAAACGCTTTTTTAATGAATCAGAATCCAACCAAGATGATCAGCCAGGCGAGAAACGGAGGAGACCCAGATCTTTTGCTTC TGTCATTGGAGAAGTGGTTATGGTGAATTCCATTCAGAACATCTTCTCAGGCTTGGAACCTTTGCTCAGGAGAGTG GTGAAGGAGGAGGTGGAGAATGGTCTAAAGCGATGTTCCAACTCTTTAACTAGGTCTCCTTCCTTGCGAATCCAAGCACTAGAACCCTCAAGCCTCCGATTGATTTTCAGCACCAAGCTTTCACTCCCAATATTCACTGGAAGCAAGATTGCAGACATTGACAATAATCCACTCCATGTTCTTCTTGTAGACAAGAGCTGTGATTCAATGATTCCAATACATCTGCCTCATCCAATCAAAATAGAGATTGTTGTTCTTGATGGTGACTTCCATGCTGGTCAAGATTGTGGTACAGAAATTTGGACTAGCAAAGAGTATGATAGCAAAATTGTGAAGGAGAGAACCGGCAAACGACCACTTCTTGCCGGAGAGTTAGTTGTGACCATGAGAGATGGAGTCGCCCCGATTGGAGATATAGAGTTCACTGACAATTCCAGTTGGATCCGGAGCCGAAAATTCAGGCTCGGAGCAAAAGTGGCACCGGGAAGCTATCAAGGTGTTAGGATCTCCGAAGCCATGACTGAAGCTTTTGTTGTCAAAGATCACCGCGGAGAAT TATACAAAAAGCATCATCCACCAGCACTGGGGGACGAAGTTTGGCGCCTCGAGAAGATAGGGAAAGAGGGAGCTTTCCACAAGAAGCTGCAAAGTGAGGGAATTAACACAGTGCAGGAGTTCTTGAAGTTGTCTGTTGTCCACCCTCAAAGGCTTAGAAAg ATTTTAGGTCCTGGAATGTCTGAGAAAATGTGGGAAGTAACCATAAGGCATGCAAAGACTTGTGTTTTGGGCAGCAAACTCTACCTCTTCCGGAGAAATGAACATATCATCATCTTGAATCCTATATGCCAAGTTGTTAGGGCCGTGACAGATGGGCAAGTCTACGTCCCTACAAGGGATCTCAACAACATCAATAGG AACTCCATTCAGGAATTGGCAAGGGCAGCATATGCGAATTGGAGTTCCTTGCAAGAGGTAGATGGAACTTTAATGCATGAGACTCCCTTACTCAcacaag GGGAGACAATTAATGAGCAATATCCCTGCAATCATCATCAGCAGCAGCTATCGATGGTGAAACCGTTTCATCAGCAAGATGATCATCAGGGGTATAACATAGTTGATAGAAGTACCATTGATGTTGTGTATGGAGGTTTAGGGGATGAACAAATTAGGTCATGTGGTGACTGGATAATCAGCATGCCTATCGAAAATGGCTTCAACTATAGTACCATCTCGGAGTCGTCATCGGACGGCGAATTTGTGCCTTCAAAGCTGGCGCCATTCCTCCTCCATGACTAG
- the LOC122297525 gene encoding protein SAR DEFICIENT 1-like isoform X2, translated as MLWYILAGFLRGPMPLMEWDGSFPELFSVIGKVIGLNSMNKILSDLEPWLRRVANEELENALSNSHFFTRFHSLENQAEVETSSCLQLMFSKKVLPPTLFTASKIADKDNNPLQVVLLERSTTSAGTDHDLSLYPIKIEIVVLNGEFPLGGGETWSSEEFNENIMKEREGKRPLLAGELCVTMKERLAHVGDLEFTDNSSWIRCRKFRLGARVVPGSYKGTVRILEAITEPFVVKDHRGESYKKNYPPALGDEVWRLEKIGKEGAFHKKLQSEGINTVQDFLKLSAVDTPRLREILGPGMSERMWDVTIRHARTCVLGNKQYSFLGNNNCVFILNPICQVVGALIDVDGQLVTVAPSDLSVLTNYNIESLLRAAYENWNSLQEVPGNYIFQ; from the exons ATGTTGTGGTATATATTGGCTGGTTTCCTCAGGGGCCCCATGCCATTGATGGAGTGGGATGGATCCTTCCCAGAACTCTTCAG tgttattGGAAAAGTGATCGGCTTGAATTCCATGAACAAAATTTTATCAGACTTGGAACCTTGGCTTAGGAGAGTG GCGAATGAAGAGTTGGAAAATGCTCTAAGTAATTCCCACTTTTTCACCCGGTTCCATTCATTGGAAAACCAAGCAGAAGTGGAGACATCAAGCTGCTTGCAACTCATGTTTAGTAAGAAGGTTTTACCTCCTACTTTATTCACAGCAAGCAAGATTGCAGACAAGGACAACAATCCTCTTCAAGTTGTTCTTTTAGAGAGAAGTACCACTAGTGCTGGTACTGATCATGATCTGTCTTTATACCCAATCAAAATAGAAATTGTTGTTCTAAATGGTGAATTCCCTCTTGGGGGTGGTGAAACTTGGAGTAGTGAGGAGTTTAATGAGAACATTATGAAGGAGAGAGAAGGCAAACGCCCTTTGCTTGCCGGAGAGTTGTGTGTTACCATGAAGGAGCGGCTTGCCCATGTCGGAGATCTAGAATTTACTGACAATTCGAGCTGGATCCGGTGCCGGAAATTTAGGCTTGGTGCAAGGGTTGTTCCAGGAAGTTACAAAGGAACTGTGAGGATCCTTGAAGCCATTACTGAACCTTTTGTTGTCAAAGATCATCGTGGAGAAT CGTACAAGAAGAATTATCCACCAGCACTGGGGGACGAAGTTTGGCGCCTCGAGAAGATAGGGAAAGAGGGAGCTTTCCACAAGAAGCTGCAAAGTGAGGGAATTAACACAGTTCAAGATTTCTTGAAGTTGTCTGCTGTCGACACTCCAAGGCTTAGAGAG ATTTTAGGTCCTGGAATGTCTGAGAGAATGTGGGATGTAACCATAAGGCACGCTAGGACTTGTGTTTTGGGAAACAAACAGTACAGTTTCCTGGGAAATAATAATTGTGTGTTTATCCTCAATCCAATATGCCAAGTTGTTGGAGCTCTCATTGATGTTGATGGGCAACTAGTCACTGTAGCGCCTAGTGATCTTTCTGTTCTGACG AACTATAATATTGAGAGTTTGTTGAGGGCAGCATATGAAAATTGGAATTCCTTGCAAGAGGTTCCAGGGaattatatatttcaatga
- the LOC122297525 gene encoding protein SAR DEFICIENT 1-like isoform X1, giving the protein MSAKRLFTESQYKEDEPAEKRLKPRRLLSLASVIGKVIGLNSMNKILSDLEPWLRRVANEELENALSNSHFFTRFHSLENQAEVETSSCLQLMFSKKVLPPTLFTASKIADKDNNPLQVVLLERSTTSAGTDHDLSLYPIKIEIVVLNGEFPLGGGETWSSEEFNENIMKEREGKRPLLAGELCVTMKERLAHVGDLEFTDNSSWIRCRKFRLGARVVPGSYKGTVRILEAITEPFVVKDHRGESYKKNYPPALGDEVWRLEKIGKEGAFHKKLQSEGINTVQDFLKLSAVDTPRLREILGPGMSERMWDVTIRHARTCVLGNKQYSFLGNNNCVFILNPICQVVGALIDVDGQLVTVAPSDLSVLTNYNIESLLRAAYENWNSLQEVPGNYIFQ; this is encoded by the exons ATGTCGGCGAAACGATTGTTTACCGAATCCCAATACAAGGAAGATGAGCCAGCAGAGAAACGACTGAAACCTAGACGGCTTTTATCTCTTGCTTC tgttattGGAAAAGTGATCGGCTTGAATTCCATGAACAAAATTTTATCAGACTTGGAACCTTGGCTTAGGAGAGTG GCGAATGAAGAGTTGGAAAATGCTCTAAGTAATTCCCACTTTTTCACCCGGTTCCATTCATTGGAAAACCAAGCAGAAGTGGAGACATCAAGCTGCTTGCAACTCATGTTTAGTAAGAAGGTTTTACCTCCTACTTTATTCACAGCAAGCAAGATTGCAGACAAGGACAACAATCCTCTTCAAGTTGTTCTTTTAGAGAGAAGTACCACTAGTGCTGGTACTGATCATGATCTGTCTTTATACCCAATCAAAATAGAAATTGTTGTTCTAAATGGTGAATTCCCTCTTGGGGGTGGTGAAACTTGGAGTAGTGAGGAGTTTAATGAGAACATTATGAAGGAGAGAGAAGGCAAACGCCCTTTGCTTGCCGGAGAGTTGTGTGTTACCATGAAGGAGCGGCTTGCCCATGTCGGAGATCTAGAATTTACTGACAATTCGAGCTGGATCCGGTGCCGGAAATTTAGGCTTGGTGCAAGGGTTGTTCCAGGAAGTTACAAAGGAACTGTGAGGATCCTTGAAGCCATTACTGAACCTTTTGTTGTCAAAGATCATCGTGGAGAAT CGTACAAGAAGAATTATCCACCAGCACTGGGGGACGAAGTTTGGCGCCTCGAGAAGATAGGGAAAGAGGGAGCTTTCCACAAGAAGCTGCAAAGTGAGGGAATTAACACAGTTCAAGATTTCTTGAAGTTGTCTGCTGTCGACACTCCAAGGCTTAGAGAG ATTTTAGGTCCTGGAATGTCTGAGAGAATGTGGGATGTAACCATAAGGCACGCTAGGACTTGTGTTTTGGGAAACAAACAGTACAGTTTCCTGGGAAATAATAATTGTGTGTTTATCCTCAATCCAATATGCCAAGTTGTTGGAGCTCTCATTGATGTTGATGGGCAACTAGTCACTGTAGCGCCTAGTGATCTTTCTGTTCTGACG AACTATAATATTGAGAGTTTGTTGAGGGCAGCATATGAAAATTGGAATTCCTTGCAAGAGGTTCCAGGGaattatatatttcaatga
- the LOC122296869 gene encoding zinc finger BED domain-containing protein RICESLEEPER 1-like, which yields MSEQVPTVECSSASPLVEIEVDGITGREEFNAIECDSNDGNNEVDGIIGGEENPSAPIDPQKYAYQRKPRKKTSAVWKDFKIVEKNGVKKAECNFCKDLLSISSSGSTTHFHRHLTSCLPHIAASKRQKVLTIDMKGSECVNLVKNFSYDMKKVRELASHMILYHEYPFSMMEHVVFNKFMRANTPYWQKISRTTARNDCQSTYEIEKKKLKTILRGVNKVSITTDMWTSGQKISYMVITCHFVDPDWHLQKRVLNFCNVPPPHNGVIIADALQKCFIDWGIENKVSTITVDNARYNDVALRVLKDVFSLKKKLSIGGQLFHVRCCAHITNLLVKDGLSEIGEIVDCVREGVKYLVASEARIKQFSDIAKQLQLPSKKLFLDVPTRWNSTYLMLAAALEFREVFPRYGDRDQGFNYVPSVEDWTKVENVCQILAVFNEVTNIILGTEYPTANLFLPEVWRIKEVLNKKSLDLNDYIRAMVVKMNTKFDKYWGECNLLMAVAAVLDPRFKMMLVQFCFPVIYSEPEATKNIDTILRILYELYDEYAENYNLANVESSGHENARDIGSSCNGSINVVGKNVMSGKFIFESFVRRNDTIRPVKSDLDVYLEEGVYICSEDSDLHFDALEWWKVNDLKYRILSKMTRDILSIPITTVASESTFSAGGRVIDPYRASMSVETVEMLLCGADWVRVLYGLKKSSNVDGDWHLASF from the exons ATGTCTGAACAAGTACCAACTGTTGAATGCTCATCTGCAAGTCCACTGGTAGAGATTGAAGTTGATGGTATTACTGGTAGAGAAGAATTTAATGCTATAGAGTGTGATAGTAATGATGGGAATAATGAAGTTGATGGTATTATCGGTGGAGAAGAAAACCCAAGTGCCCCTATAGATCCCCAAAAATATGCATACCAAAGGAAGCCTAGGAAGAAAACTTCTGCagtttggaaagattttaaaatagtgGAGAAGAATGGTGTCAAGAAAGCTGAGTGTAACTTTTGCAAAGATCTCTTGTCTATTTCTTCATCAGGTTCTACAACTCACTTTCATAGGCACTTGACTAGTTGTCTTCCACACATAGCTGCTTCTAAGAGACAAAAGGTTTTGACTATTGACATGAAGGGTTCTGAATGTGTGAATCTTGTAAAAAATTTCTCGTATGATATGAAAAAGGTAAGAGAACTAGCTTCTCACATGATACTTTATCACGAGTATCCTTTTTCCATGATGGAACATGTGgtgtttaataaatttatgagaGCTAATACTCCTTATTGGCAAAAAATAAGTCGTACTACAGCTAGAAATGATTGTCAATCCACttatgagattgagaaaaagaaGTTGAAGACAATATTGAGAGGTGTGAATAAAGTCAGTATAACAACCGACATGTGGACTTCAGGTCAAAAGATCTCATATATGGTTATTACCTGTCATTTTGTTGATCCTGATTGGCATTTACAAAAAAGAgtcttaaatttttgtaatGTCCCACCACCACACAACGGGGTTATTATTGCTGATGCTCTTCAAAAGTGTTTCATTGATTGGGGAATTGAGAACAAAGTATCTACAATAACAGTGGACAATGCTAGATATAATGATGTAGCTTTAAGGGTTCTCAAAGATGTTTTCAGTTTGAAAAAGAAGTTATCTATCGGGGGGCAGCTTTTTCATGTGCGTTGTTGCgcacatataacaaatttattgGTCAAAGATGGACTAAGTGAGATTGGTGAAATTGTCGACTGTGTTCGAGAAGGGGTGAAGTACTTGGTTGCATCAGAAGCTCGTATCAAGCAGTTTAGTGATATTGCAAAACAATTGCAATTACCAAGCAAGAAACTTTTTTTGGATgttcctactagatggaatAGCACTTATCTAATGCTAGCTGCAGCCTTAGAGTTTAGGGAAGTCTTTCCGAGATATGGAGATAGAGATCAAGGCTTTAATTATGTTCCAAGTGTTGAGGATTGGACCAAAGTGGAAAATGTCTGTCAAATTTTGGCAGTTTTTAATGAGGTTACAAACATTATCTTAGGAACTGAGTATCCAACTGCTAACTTATTCCTTCCTGAGGTATGGAGAATAAAAGAAGTGTTGAACAAGAAGTCTCTTGACCTAAATGATTACATACGAGCAATGGTTGTGAagatgaatacaaaatttgataaatattggggggaaTGTAATTTGCTTATGGCAGTGGCTGCTGTTTTGGATCCAAGGTTCAAGATGATGCTAGTTCAATTTTGTTTTCCAGTAATTTATTCAGAACCCGAAGCCACTAAAAACATAGACACCATCTTGAGAATCTTATATGAGCTGTATGATGAGTATgctgaaaattataatttagctAATGTGGAGTCGAGTGGACATGAAAATGCTCGAGACATAGGTTCTTCTTGTAATGGCTCTATCAATGTTGTGGGGAAGAATGTGATGAGTGGCAAGTTTATATTTGAATCATTCGTTAGAAGGAATGATACCATTCGTCCAGTGAAATCTGATTTGGATGTTTATTTAGAGGAAGGTGTCTATATTTGTAGTGAGGATTCAGATTTACATTTTGATGCCTTGGAGTGGTGGAAGGTTAATGATCTAAAATACCGCATTTTATCTAAGATGACACGTGATATTTTGTCAATTCCAATTACTACAGTGGCTTCAGAATCTACATTTAGTGCTGGTGGTAGAGTAATTGATCCTTATCGCGCATCAATGTCTGTTGAAACAGTAGAAATGTTATTATGTGGGGCTGACTGGGTTCGGGTACTTTATGGTTTGAAAAAATCATCGAAT GTTGATGGTGATTGGCATTTGGctagtttttaa